In the genome of Streptomyces aquilus, the window CGTCGACGGTGGTCAGGGCCGTGTAGACGGCGTCGGGGGATGAGGTGATTCCGATCCGGTGCAGGATGTCAGGCATTTTCGGTACCTCTCTCTGATGTCATGTTCTCCGGTTGGACCTGGGGCGGGTTCTCCCGGTCTTGCTGGATCGCCTCGGCGATGCGCTTGATGCGGTGCAGTCGGGCGTCCCAGCTCGCCCCGACCGACGCCAACTGGGCTATGGCACGGGCGAGTTGCTCCTCGTCCACCTCGTATCGGCGCTCGCGGCCGGACGGGGTCGCGTGGACCAGCCCGACCCGGTGGAGCACGCCGAGGTGTTTGGCGACCGCCTGGCGCGTGACCGGCAGTCGGTCGCTGAGCGAGGTCGCCGTGCCGAAGCCGTCGGCCAGCATCAGGTCGAGCATCCGGCGCCGGGTCGGGTCTCCTACGGCGGACCACAGCTCGTCGTCGACGGTGACGCTCACGGCGTGGACTCCAGCCGGTTCACGTAGGCGACCAGGCGCGGCAGGAAGTGGTCCCAGCCGGTGGAGTGCTCGCGGTAGGCGTTCTCCAGTACGGCGGCCTCCCAGCCGCGTTCCCGGAATCCCGCCTCGCTGAAGCGCAGCAGCGTGCCCGAGCCGGAGGGGGTCAGATCAAAGGTCACGAGGAGGGAGTTGACCGGTGTGGGGGTCTCGCCCTCGTCGTACACCCACCGGAACGAGAACCGCCGGGGCGGATCGGCGTCCACGACGGTCAGCGCTTCGACCTTCGCGTCCGGCGTGCTCCTGTCTCCGAACGAGATGACGCCGGTGCCGCCGGGCACGGGCTTGAGCTCGGCCTCGTCGGGCCACCACTCCCGCAGATGCTCGGGTCTGCTGACGACCTCGTAGACCACCTCGGGTGTGGCGTCGATGTGGATCTCCCGCTCGATGCTGCCGTACTCCATGGCTCTCACCCGGCCCTTTCGCAACCTTTGGTTG includes:
- a CDS encoding ArsR/SmtB family transcription factor, encoding MSVTVDDELWSAVGDPTRRRMLDLMLADGFGTATSLSDRLPVTRQAVAKHLGVLHRVGLVHATPSGRERRYEVDEEQLARAIAQLASVGASWDARLHRIKRIAEAIQQDRENPPQVQPENMTSERGTENA
- a CDS encoding SRPBCC family protein; this encodes MEYGSIEREIHIDATPEVVYEVVSRPEHLREWWPDEAELKPVPGGTGVISFGDRSTPDAKVEALTVVDADPPRRFSFRWVYDEGETPTPVNSLLVTFDLTPSGSGTLLRFSEAGFRERGWEAAVLENAYREHSTGWDHFLPRLVAYVNRLESTP